GCATGGTCCTTCTGATCTAAAACAATGATAATATCTCCTGGCTCCAGTCCTGGTTCTTGGTCTCCTTCACCATGGAATGTTATCTTCTGGCCATCTTTCATGCCTTTGTCAGTATGAacttctagaattttcttttctcgACCTATCTTCCTTCCATTGCAGCTTTTACATCTATCTTTAGGACTGATCCGCTCCCCATGGCCCTGGCACTCCATGCAGACAGACTGAATTTGCTGAACCATTCCAGGTCCTATCTGATGAATTCttatttgcattccagtacctCGGCAATTGGGACAGCATTCTACTGCTCCTTTTTTACCACCTCGGCCTTCACATTTGTCACAAATCACATTCTTTTGCAGAGCTAGTTTTCTTGTTGCACCATTATATAAATCTTCTAAAGTTACTGTAAGTTGATGGACAACGTTTttacctctcctctctctctgcatcctgcctcctcctccgAAAAACATATCAAAGATGTCCATGGGGGAGCCAAAACCACCACCTGCTCCACCTTCTTTAATTGCCTGTTCTCCTCCTTTGTCATATAACTCCCTTTTCTTTGCATCAGAGAGCACTTCGTaagcttgagaaatctgtttaaaCTTCTCGCCTTCATTTGGATTCTTATCAGGGTGGTACTTCAAGGCCAGTTTCCTGTAAGCCTTTTTCAATTCTTCTTGGGTGGCATTGGGTTTGACCCCCAAAACATCATAGTAAGTGGTTTCTTTCACCATATTCTACAGCCGGTGAGCGGGCCGATGCCGGTGTGGGGGAGCGGGAAGGAGCTGTGCGCAGCTCGGGCAGCCGCCGGTCCTCCGCCTTTCACCGAGCGTTCTGGAAAGTTCCccagacttaattttttaattggacttatgaatgcaCTCTCCGAATGAAATTCATTCATATATAGGGGACTGACTGTACTTATAAAACTCTATGAATAAGCAGTTACAGACGGTTGCATGTTAAATGAAAATTTTGGCATTAGGAGATAATATGGTGGTTTGATTTTGAGAGAATCTTTCTGTTTTTaggctcaacaacaacaaataacaccAATAAATCTGCcctgggaaaaataattttagaggtTATACTGCCTTGATAATTAAAACATTAGTCATTTCAACCTGCCTAAAAATGGgatcaataaaactgataaaacacTTTGCTGAACATTCTCTCTACTCAAAATGCTGAAAGACCTGGATCTCTACCCTGTCACATCATTTTATCTGAGACTTACAGGTTGACATTGTTCccagagaaaaaaattctttgtgcAATATACTACAAGCAAAGGAATACAGTAATTTATTCTCATAACTTTTAAGGTACCtaatataaagatattttatatttaaattatatagtaCATGATGTTAGTTCTCATGTCCAGTCAACAGAACTTTTAACGCAACTGGAAACAAGTGAAAATAACTTATTCCTGAATTACATTctaaggatacaaatgaacacttttttattattttaggaatCACACAGACAGAGCAGATAGATATGTGGTGAGCACTAAAGGTGGAGTCAGGAAACATGGGGTCAAGAATAAATTATCTATGCAAATTTGGGGAAGTCATTTAATTGCTCTCACAGTCACAGTCTTTGCTCCAAAGATTCCCAGACTTCAAGGCAGAAATCCAATTCTGGATTTCGAAGCTCTCCACCCAAAGATCTTATTCATTAGGAGAGAAATGATGTCAAACAATCTGCACTTTTTAACAAACACCTCTGAAGATTCTAACACAGTAACGCAGAGACTATACATTGACAAACATAGTCCTAAATAATATGGGAATGATAGCTACTTAAACTGTATCATAAAGTTGTTATTTGGATCTAATGaaaaaaagcaagtaaaataaggagatatattcataaaaatgtatacattttatagaAAGTTTATGTGTATTAGATGATACACTTGATTTCCTGAAATGTAACTCTAACTACAGAGTTTATTAAGGTTTAGTTACTATAGTATTAGTGAGTATAGTAGGATTGACAATTAAATATATCAAAATCAATTGCTTATACActgacaatgaaagtgaaagtgaaagtcgctcagtcatgtctgactctttgcgaccccatggactgtacagtccatggaattctctaggccaaaatactggagtgggtagccgttcccttctccaggggatcttcccaagccagggatcgaacccaggtctcccacatagcaggaggattctttagcagctgagccacaagggaagcccaagaatactggagtgggtagcagaaTAATCAActagaaagtagaatggtaaaAGATCCATTCATATAGCACTGTACATTTccctgaagaaaatattttaaatactcagtaataaatttaataagaaatgTGTAGGAAGATATTGTTAAAAGAGGTTAATTCTCTGCAAATTGGTCTATAAATTTAAGAGAGTCAGTGGAATTTTGAGGCGGGGAGAACCTGACACAATAATCCTCAGgttcaaatgaaagaataaatatttgaggACACACTAATTTTGAAAGAGTGATAAGGAGGGTGTCTATATATACAACTTTatatcactatatataaaatagtgacAGCATTTCAAGTACGTGAAGAAACAGTGGTTCATTAACAAATGACCTTGGGACAATCAGTTactcactttgaaaaaaaataaaagttaattctcTATATAATATACTTAAACTAAACTAAATTCTATATCAGGACTTCCCAAGCAGTCCAGcaattaagactccacacttccactgcagagggcacaggttcaattccatGTATTTAGTGGAATACTGTACAGCTAGGAAGTTTAAATATTCTGACATACAAAGACAGTCAATAGTATACTGAATAATAAGTCTTTGTTttcaaaggagacacagacagaccAAAGTGAATGTTTGCATAAGAAAAAGTTTGGAAGACTATATAAAGTTATCTTGGAGAGTAGTAATACTGTTAGTACTGTCTAACCACACTTAGGCAGATACTGTTAGAAGTatcagggtttccctgatagctcagctggtaaagaattcacctgcactgcaggagaccctggttcaattcgggatggggaagattcactggagaagggataggctgcccactccagtatggttAGACAGACACACTCCTACACTGCTAGTGAAAgcatgaaattatatttttctggaGGACAACTTGGCAGTATGTATCAAAAGTCTTTTAAAGTACTCACCACTTTTATATGCTGTTAGTGGCAGTATAAATGTGTACCACTTTTCTGGAGGGCAATTTGGCACTATTTACCAAAATTTAGAATGCACATGCCCTTTGatctagcaatttcacttctaggaattttatctagaaggtcagttcagttcagttcagtcgctcagttgtgtccgactctttgcaaccccatgaatcccagcacgccaggcctccctgtccatcaccaactcccggcgttcactcagactcatgtccatcgagtcagtgatgccatccagccatctcaccctctgtcgtccccttctcctcctgcccccaatccctcccagcatcagagtcttttccaatgagtcaactcttcacatgaggcggccaaagtactggactttcagctttagcatcattccttccaaagaatacccagggctgatcttcggaacggactggttggatctccttgcagtccaaaggactctcaagagtcttctccaacaccacagttcaaaagcatcaattcttcggtgctcagctttcttcacagtccaactctcacatccatacataaccactggaaaaaccatagccttgactagacggacctttgttggcaaagtaatgtctctgcttttcaatatgctatctagaagGTAGCCTCTAGGAATTTAATCTAGAAGTTAGGCTCATAAAGATATATATACAAGGATATTCATTGAAGCACTGTTTATTATAGAACAGAACTGAAAACAACTTTAAATGTTAACCAAAAAGgaactaattaaataaaatacagcacATCCACATGATGAAATATCATACAATCATTCTCTAAAATGAAGTAGGTCTATATTTCTT
The nucleotide sequence above comes from Bos javanicus breed banteng chromosome X, ARS-OSU_banteng_1.0, whole genome shotgun sequence. Encoded proteins:
- the LOC133243130 gene encoding dnaJ homolog subfamily A member 1-like, whose translation is MVKETTYYDVLGVKPNATQEELKKAYRKLALKYHPDKNPNEGEKFKQISQAYEVLSDAKKRELYDKGGEQAIKEGGAGGGFGSPMDIFDMFFGGGGRMQRERRGKNVVHQLTVTLEDLYNGATRKLALQKNVICDKCEGRGGKKGAVECCPNCRGTGMQIRIHQIGPGMVQQIQSVCMECQGHGERISPKDRCKSCNGRKIGREKKILEVHTDKGMKDGQKITFHGEGDQEPGLEPGDIIIVLDQKDHAVFTRRGEDLFMCMDIQLVEALCGFQKPISTLDNRTIVITSHPGQIVKHGDIKCVLNEGMPIYRRPYEKGRLIIEFKVNFPENGFLSPDKLSLLEKLLPERKEVEETDEMDQVELVDFDPNQERRRHYNGEAYEDDEHHPRGGVQCQTS